One Bradyrhizobium sp. CCGB12 genomic window carries:
- a CDS encoding patatin-like phospholipase family protein → MNNMQENAQRKGMDLPGQVVLVLQGGGALGSYQAGVYQALHDAGIEPDWIIGTSIGAINASLIAGNAREHRLARLREFWKRMEQQPVWDWRAALPGFNEKLAYWSTVTHGIPGFFRPNPLAHAGDSYPLGADHAGFYSTAPLEKTLSELVDFDLANRCAPRLTVGAAHVGTSEMRYFDSRDGELTVKHVMASGALPPAFPAVRIDGELYWDGGILSNTPTEAVFDDNPRRNSLIFSVHLWNPVGPEPTTMAEVLNRHKDVQYSSRIASQIVRQQQAHRLRHVINQLAARLPESERNDPAVIELTSYGCPTRMHVVRLLAPQLERETHTKDIDFSPSGITRRWHAGYAHTKSVLSRKPWIGEFDPLAGVVLHEHMDEMPMAAE, encoded by the coding sequence GGCGCTCCATGACGCCGGCATCGAGCCGGACTGGATCATCGGCACGTCGATCGGCGCGATCAATGCGAGCCTCATTGCGGGCAACGCACGGGAGCACCGGCTGGCCCGCTTGAGGGAATTTTGGAAGCGGATGGAGCAGCAGCCGGTGTGGGACTGGCGCGCTGCGTTGCCCGGCTTCAACGAGAAGCTGGCCTATTGGTCGACCGTGACCCACGGCATTCCCGGTTTCTTCCGGCCCAATCCGCTGGCGCATGCGGGGGATTCCTATCCGCTCGGCGCTGATCACGCGGGCTTTTATTCGACCGCGCCGCTGGAGAAGACGCTGAGCGAGTTGGTCGATTTCGATCTTGCCAATCGCTGCGCGCCACGTCTGACGGTCGGTGCGGCTCATGTCGGCACCAGCGAAATGCGCTATTTCGACAGCCGGGATGGCGAACTGACGGTGAAGCATGTGATGGCTTCTGGCGCGCTGCCGCCGGCTTTCCCGGCCGTGCGCATCGACGGTGAACTCTATTGGGATGGCGGCATCCTGTCGAACACACCGACGGAAGCCGTGTTCGACGACAATCCGCGCAGGAATTCGCTGATCTTCTCCGTGCATCTGTGGAATCCTGTCGGGCCCGAGCCGACGACGATGGCGGAGGTGCTGAACCGGCACAAGGACGTACAATATTCCAGCCGCATCGCCAGCCAGATCGTGCGACAGCAGCAGGCCCATCGCCTGCGCCATGTCATCAACCAGCTCGCGGCGCGGCTTCCTGAGAGCGAGCGCAACGATCCCGCGGTGATCGAGCTGACGAGCTACGGCTGTCCGACCCGCATGCATGTCGTGCGGCTGCTGGCGCCGCAGCTTGAGCGCGAGACCCATACCAAGGATATCGACTTCAGTCCGTCGGGCATCACGCGGCGATGGCACGCGGGCTATGCCCACACGAAGTCGGTGCTGTCGCGCAAGCCCTGGATCGGCGAATTCGATCCGCTCGCCGGCGTTGTGCTGCACGAGCATATGGACGAGATGCCGATGGCGGCGGAATAG